From Paenibacillus graminis:
TACATCAATACGACTTGACATGTGAATAAATTATCGATATAGTGTGAATGAGTTCACACTTTACATGAAGGAGTAATCTATGCCAAAAAATACTTTCTTTCGTTTAGATGAAGCAAGGCGCGAGGAAATATCTAATAGCGCTATGCATCTTTTTGTTGATAATCTTTACGAGGATATAACTATGAAGATGGTTTTGGATAGTTTGTCCATGCACCCCGGAACATTTTATCGGTATTTTGAAGACAAAGATGACCTTTATTGTCTCTTAATACATAATGTGACCCAGAAAAGAGCTGCGTATTTTAATAACAGTAATGAAGATTCCCTTTTCCGGTTTTTCCTTACTGGCTTATTTGGTAACGTTAACGGCATTGTAACCGAGCCGCTGAATGAGTTGGAAATCAAACTCACTGAAACACTTTTATACATTCCTGAGAACATTTTGCTTAAAATATATCTGAATGTGCTAAAGGGAGAGTCATTCCCCTTGATCAAGGACATTTTACGCCGAATGAGGGTTGATGGATATCTTAGGCCTGATATTGACGACGACCTGATTTCTTTCATGTTTGAGTCCATGCAGTTTAATTTAGTCCTGTTTTTTAGGGAATTCGATATTAAGGACTCTAAGCTGCAACATAAGATTAGCAAGTACTTTGCTGACTTTATGGGTCATGGGCTGCTTGAAGATCATAAATATTCTGAAATGGTTAGCGATATCAGGAAAGCCAAGGAGTAGATAGGATTCACTGAAAATAGGCTGTAATAGCTTCACAGTTTTGAAAAGCGCTCATAGCACAATGTATGTATTTCACATTCGCCACTTTTATTAATTAAGGGGGAACAAGAAAATGAAAACGTATGACGCATTTCCAGAACCAATTGGCGGCTATACTGTCGGTCGAACCCAGATGGATTTCGAGTACACGGCATCAGATCACTCAAAAAGAGAGCTGACGGCGTTTGTGTACTATCCGTCCGACAGCAGCGAAGGTAAGACTACATCAACGTACATGTTTCCTGAAGTCTACGAAATGTTTAATGAGCAGCCGCTTATCACTGCGTATCATAAAGAGAAGGATGTTTTCTCTATAGATATCAAGACCCAGTGTTACGATGGCCTTGCTCTCTCCGGGAAGGAAAAGCGCTATCCGGTGTTATTCTATGTTTGCGGCGGGGGCGGTTCTCCAGAATGGGGTACAGTGATCTGTACAGACTTGGCAAGCATGGGATATGTTGTGGTAAGCATCGGCCATCAGAATAGCACGATGTATAAGCGTAAAGATGGGCGCCTGTTTAATGTATCAAAGGATTTTTCGGAGGCCATTATGGCGTTTTCTGAAGATCCGGAGATGCTGGCGTTGGCTGGTAAGATGGAGATGCGGCCTGACGATGAAACTGCTATTGAGATGTGCCGTAACGTGCTTGCACTGCCGGTACTTGCCAAGTTAACAGAGTATGGTGAATTACAGGCAGAAGATGTAAGGTATGTAGCCGATTATCTTTACAAACTGGACTCTGGAGAGCTGGATTCCATCTTTAAGGGCAGATTGTTGCTTGACATCGGCATGGGCATAGTCGGACATTCTTTTGGAGGGCCTACGACGGCGATTGTTTGCCGGGACGACGACCGGTTCGCCTGCGGGATTGGCTTGGATAGCGGTGCGTTCGGCCTTCAGGGCAGCGACCTTAAGAAACCCTTCTTGCTGCTGTTTTGTGAACCTAACTATAACATGAATGCGATAATTGGCGCTAACAATAGCATGGAAACCTATTATTTCTCTGTTGATCGTGTTGCGCATTTAGATTACTGCGACATCGTGTTTACCGGTGTTAATGAGGAACTCAGAGGCGAACGGGATGCTATGGAGATGCGAAATCTTGTTACAGACTATACGAAGAACTTTTTTGATCATTACTTACTGCAGAAGGCTGCAAGTGTGGAAAGTCTGGCATACGATGGCGTGGACTTGATCAAGAAGACCGGCAAGAAGTGACATAACCGTGAGGTTGCTGATAAACGCATCGCTA
This genomic window contains:
- a CDS encoding TetR/AcrR family transcriptional regulator; the encoded protein is MPKNTFFRLDEARREEISNSAMHLFVDNLYEDITMKMVLDSLSMHPGTFYRYFEDKDDLYCLLIHNVTQKRAAYFNNSNEDSLFRFFLTGLFGNVNGIVTEPLNELEIKLTETLLYIPENILLKIYLNVLKGESFPLIKDILRRMRVDGYLRPDIDDDLISFMFESMQFNLVLFFREFDIKDSKLQHKISKYFADFMGHGLLEDHKYSEMVSDIRKAKE
- a CDS encoding choline esterase, with amino-acid sequence MKTYDAFPEPIGGYTVGRTQMDFEYTASDHSKRELTAFVYYPSDSSEGKTTSTYMFPEVYEMFNEQPLITAYHKEKDVFSIDIKTQCYDGLALSGKEKRYPVLFYVCGGGGSPEWGTVICTDLASMGYVVVSIGHQNSTMYKRKDGRLFNVSKDFSEAIMAFSEDPEMLALAGKMEMRPDDETAIEMCRNVLALPVLAKLTEYGELQAEDVRYVADYLYKLDSGELDSIFKGRLLLDIGMGIVGHSFGGPTTAIVCRDDDRFACGIGLDSGAFGLQGSDLKKPFLLLFCEPNYNMNAIIGANNSMETYYFSVDRVAHLDYCDIVFTGVNEELRGERDAMEMRNLVTDYTKNFFDHYLLQKAASVESLAYDGVDLIKKTGKK